A genomic window from Filimonas effusa includes:
- a CDS encoding ParA family protein has translation MTSLALYNLKGGVGKTAATVNLAYLAAADGLKTLVWDLDPQGSASFYFGVQAQVKNESKKLLTDELELRDVVQGSAFENLWVIPSDLSARNADLVLGEVRQSKKRLKSLLAGAKEFDVIFLDCPPGISLLHENIFNAADWVLMPNIPTTLSIRSYETVAGYLEENELDLGKLKCFFSMVDHRKNLHHETVQQFYKDKLFFKNYIPYLSDVEKMGINQQPVFEFANSSYAAQCYRDLWTEIKKTCLS, from the coding sequence ATGACTTCACTCGCGCTGTACAACCTGAAAGGTGGAGTAGGCAAAACCGCGGCCACCGTAAACCTCGCATACCTTGCTGCAGCAGACGGATTGAAAACACTGGTATGGGATCTGGATCCGCAGGGATCGGCATCTTTTTATTTTGGTGTACAGGCCCAGGTGAAGAATGAAAGTAAAAAATTGCTTACAGATGAATTGGAACTAAGAGACGTGGTTCAGGGCTCCGCTTTCGAAAACCTCTGGGTTATACCCTCCGACCTTTCGGCACGTAACGCCGACCTTGTACTGGGCGAAGTAAGACAAAGTAAAAAACGCCTGAAAAGCCTGTTGGCCGGCGCAAAAGAATTTGATGTAATATTCCTCGACTGCCCGCCAGGCATCTCTCTCTTACATGAAAATATCTTTAACGCGGCAGATTGGGTGCTGATGCCAAATATACCCACAACGCTTTCTATTCGTTCCTACGAAACCGTAGCCGGTTACCTGGAAGAAAACGAACTGGATCTGGGTAAGCTCAAATGCTTCTTCAGCATGGTAGATCATCGTAAGAACCTCCACCACGAAACAGTGCAGCAGTTTTATAAAGACAAGCTGTTTTTCAAAAACTATATCCCCTATCTCAGCGACGTAGAAAAGATGGGCATAAACCAGCAACCTGTATTTGAATTTGCCAATAGCAGTTATGCAGCCCAGTGTTATCGCGATCTGTGGACAGAGATTAAAAAGACCTGCCTTTCTTAA
- the uvrB gene encoding excinuclease ABC subunit UvrB — MPFKLHAPYAPGGDQPAAISQLVEGLNSGERYHTLLGVTGSGKTFTMANVIAQLQRPTLVLTHNKTLVAQLYGEFKQFFPENAVGYFVSYYDYYQPEAYMPVSNTYIEKDLSINEELDKLRLQATSQLLTGRRDIIVVASVSCIYGMGNPAEFENGIIRIYKGQVTSRQGFLHALVNSLYSRTQVDFKRGTFRVKGDTVDINLPYADNGYRITFFGDEIEDIESIDVVTGKRLERIENAAIFPANLYLAPKDMQQQIIVEIQDEMAAQVAYFQNVGKHIEAQRIKERVEYDLEMIRELGYCNGIENYSRFFDRRLPGTRPFCLLDYFPKDFICMLDESHQTIPQIAGMYGGDRSRKLVLVDYGFRLPSAIDNRPLNFHEFENMTGQTVFVSATPGDYELEKTGGFVIEQVVRPTGLLDPPIEVRPSVNQIDDLLNEIDKRVKKGDRVLVTTLTKRMAEEMDKYLHRINIKSKYIHSDVDTLERVEILRQLRLGEIDVLVGVNLLREGLDLPEVSLVAILDADKEGFLRNERSLTQTAGRAARNVDGLVIFYADKMTESMQRTIDETGRRRQKQIEFNQLHNITPRTVKKSIDQIMKQTAVLDIRGFDVNDPKAIQADQDLVQHAVAEEQVVYKTIPQLEKAIGKVKKEMEKAARDLDFIEAARLRDEMFRMQKELETMKQ, encoded by the coding sequence ATGCCATTTAAACTACATGCACCTTATGCACCCGGAGGCGATCAGCCTGCCGCCATCAGCCAGTTGGTAGAGGGATTGAACAGCGGGGAGCGTTATCATACTTTGCTGGGCGTTACCGGTTCTGGTAAAACATTTACCATGGCCAATGTGATAGCTCAGTTACAGCGGCCAACGCTGGTTCTTACCCACAACAAAACGCTGGTAGCACAGCTCTATGGAGAATTCAAACAGTTCTTCCCCGAAAATGCCGTCGGCTATTTTGTAAGCTATTACGATTACTATCAGCCTGAGGCATATATGCCGGTGAGTAACACCTATATCGAAAAAGACCTGAGCATTAACGAAGAACTGGATAAGCTGCGGCTGCAGGCCACCAGTCAGTTGCTTACGGGCCGGCGCGATATCATTGTGGTGGCAAGTGTGAGCTGTATCTATGGTATGGGTAACCCCGCCGAATTCGAGAATGGCATCATCCGCATTTATAAAGGCCAGGTGACCTCACGCCAGGGCTTCCTCCATGCATTGGTGAACAGCCTGTATAGCAGAACCCAGGTTGATTTCAAAAGGGGAACTTTCCGCGTAAAAGGAGATACCGTAGATATCAACCTCCCCTATGCCGATAATGGCTATCGCATCACCTTCTTCGGCGATGAAATAGAAGATATAGAAAGCATAGACGTTGTTACCGGTAAAAGGCTCGAGCGTATCGAGAACGCCGCGATCTTCCCCGCCAACCTTTACCTGGCGCCTAAAGACATGCAGCAGCAGATCATCGTGGAAATACAGGATGAAATGGCAGCCCAGGTAGCATATTTCCAGAACGTAGGTAAACATATAGAAGCACAACGGATAAAAGAACGTGTGGAATACGACCTCGAAATGATCAGGGAACTGGGCTACTGTAACGGCATAGAAAACTATTCCAGGTTCTTCGACCGCCGTTTACCCGGAACACGCCCCTTCTGCCTGCTTGACTACTTCCCCAAAGACTTCATATGTATGCTCGACGAAAGCCACCAGACGATACCGCAGATAGCAGGGATGTATGGCGGCGACCGTAGCCGTAAACTGGTCTTGGTCGACTATGGCTTCCGCCTGCCAAGCGCCATCGACAACAGGCCGCTCAACTTCCATGAGTTCGAAAATATGACAGGCCAGACGGTCTTTGTAAGCGCAACGCCGGGTGACTATGAACTGGAAAAAACAGGTGGATTCGTAATTGAGCAGGTAGTGCGCCCCACAGGTCTGCTCGATCCGCCGATAGAAGTAAGACCCAGCGTCAACCAGATCGATGACCTCCTCAACGAAATAGACAAACGGGTGAAAAAAGGCGACCGCGTTCTGGTAACCACGCTTACCAAACGTATGGCAGAAGAAATGGATAAATATCTTCACCGTATCAATATTAAATCCAAATACATCCATAGCGACGTAGATACGCTGGAACGTGTTGAGATCTTAAGACAACTGCGCCTCGGCGAAATTGATGTGCTGGTAGGCGTAAACCTGCTGAGAGAAGGCCTCGACTTGCCCGAAGTATCACTGGTAGCCATATTGGATGCCGATAAGGAAGGTTTCCTGAGGAATGAACGCTCTCTCACACAAACTGCCGGCCGCGCTGCGCGGAATGTGGATGGACTGGTGATCTTCTATGCCGATAAAATGACCGAAAGTATGCAGCGTACCATTGATGAAACGGGACGCCGCCGCCAGAAGCAGATAGAATTCAACCAGCTGCATAACATAACGCCGCGCACAGTCAAAAAGTCCATAGACCAGATCATGAAGCAAACCGCCGTGCTCGACATCCGCGGCTTTGATGTAAATGATCCAAAAGCCATACAGGCCGACCAGGATCTGGTGCAGCATGCCGTCGCCGAAGAACAGGTAGTGTACAAAACAATACCTCAACTCGAAAAAGCCATCGGTAAGGTGAAGAAGGAAATGGAAAAAGCAGCGCGTGACCTCGATTTCATTGAAGCCGCACGTCTGAGGGATGAAATGTTCCGCATGCAAAAGGAGCTGGAAACCATGAAGCAATAA